A part of Larkinella insperata genomic DNA contains:
- the dnaN gene encoding DNA polymerase III subunit beta, whose protein sequence is MKFIVSSSVLLKQLSAINGVVATNPIVPILENFLFKLEDDTLTVTASDLQTTMITNITVESSEKGAIAIPAKLLLDTLRGLPEQPITFNVNTETFGTEILTDNGRYKLSGENPIDFPKIPSVNRSLSVELSSDALLSAINNTVFATSTDDLRPAMTGVYLQLSEESATFVATDGHRLIRYRRMDISSPSNSSMIIPRKALTLLKASLPEDAVVRAEFSQSNASFTFGNTQMICRLIDERFPDFENAIPVNNPNVMTIGRTDILNSLKRIMIYANRTTHQIRLSLKTNSLTISAEDLDYSNEANEKLLCDYDGDALEIGFNAKFLTEMLNNLSAKMLSFEMSAPNRAGLVIPADKEENEDILMLVMPVMLNTYA, encoded by the coding sequence ATGAAATTTATCGTTTCCTCCTCCGTATTACTCAAGCAACTTTCAGCCATCAACGGTGTGGTGGCAACGAACCCCATTGTGCCAATTCTGGAGAATTTTCTCTTCAAACTGGAAGATGACACCCTGACGGTGACGGCGTCCGATCTGCAAACCACGATGATTACCAACATTACCGTGGAGTCGTCGGAGAAGGGAGCCATTGCCATTCCGGCCAAGCTGCTGCTGGATACGCTGCGCGGCCTGCCCGAACAACCGATTACGTTCAACGTCAATACAGAAACATTCGGAACGGAAATCCTGACCGACAACGGTCGCTACAAATTATCCGGCGAAAACCCCATCGACTTCCCGAAAATCCCGTCGGTCAACCGTAGCCTGTCGGTGGAACTGTCGTCAGACGCCCTGCTGAGCGCCATCAACAACACCGTCTTTGCCACCAGCACCGACGACCTGCGCCCGGCCATGACGGGGGTGTACCTGCAACTGAGTGAAGAAAGCGCGACGTTTGTGGCCACCGACGGTCACCGGCTGATCCGTTACCGTCGGATGGACATCAGCTCGCCCAGCAACTCGTCGATGATTATTCCGCGGAAAGCCCTGACGCTGCTGAAGGCGTCGCTGCCTGAGGATGCGGTGGTGCGGGCTGAGTTCAGCCAGTCGAACGCGTCGTTTACGTTTGGCAATACGCAGATGATCTGCCGGTTGATCGACGAGCGGTTCCCGGATTTCGAAAATGCCATTCCGGTAAACAACCCCAACGTAATGACCATCGGCCGGACCGACATCCTGAATTCGCTGAAGCGGATCATGATTTACGCCAACCGGACGACCCACCAGATCCGGCTTTCGCTGAAAACGAACTCGCTGACCATTTCCGCCGAGGATTTGGATTACAGCAACGAAGCCAACGAAAAACTGCTCTGCGATTACGACGGTGATGCGCTGGAAATCGGCTTCAACGCCAAATTCCTGACCGAGATGCTCAACAACCTGAGCGCCAAAATGCTCTCGTTCGAGATGTCGGCCCCCAACCGCGCGGGCCTGGTCATCCCGGCCGACAAGGAAGAAAACGAAGATATCCTGATGCTGGTCATGCCGGTTATGCTGAATACGTACGCGTAA
- a CDS encoding DEAD/DEAH box helicase, with the protein MKVSPAEPFQLVYSLLEHEFLGYLFEAFVVQLNPRGELTLQNQTISAKNAGEFASELDEADFELVRIIDEMQQDVILKKFNPKKLPAVDFFLKVYDPQKGDKELQDRICEYLEIRRAMILERLADKKLFVMGSDGNPAWMAIERMPQKARVFFNFVRTETATEYFPIIKYRGERVEFQFKDALLICDEPAWMMVGNRLFHFENKVDGKKLRPFLQKRNIVIPKNIEDQYYNRFVAPLIASYDVYARGFEIRDEELTPAPVLTVSEQVDHRAVPSLFDSVGANGGVHRNGNGSSGRMSDVMTEVGPTPSFDDSQVVFDLLFRYGQFTFRYDGFTDSSNVSIEKQGENYIFHKIRRDIRKEQSTLFWLKANGLELKDNGHSRLGKAAAFEWLQQNHNLLMEAGFQVSQHANDPKRYFLGYSSIVVSINETRDWFDIYAKVQFGEFEIPFIKLRTLILNKKREFTLPNGEIAVIPETWFTKYSELFAFMEHEADSDRLVLHKHHIALVQELQEESLASAVISRKLEQLRSFEEIGSHPLPGGFKGSLRPYQKAGYDWLQFLNQYRFGGCLADDMGLGKTVMTLAFLQSQKEAGHKEPTLLVMPTSLLYNWELEARRFTPDLRVMSYTGTYRDKNTAQFDDYDLILTSYGIVRIDIDLLKSYRFHYIILDESQAIKNPSSHITRAVMQLDSAHRLILTGTPLENSTMDLWTQMTFINPGLLGSQTFFRNEFLVPIEKKNDEQKTQRLYGIIKPFMLRRHKSQVARDLPEKVESIHYSDMSPEQEKQYEEAKSYYRNLILERIEEDGMAKSQMVVLQGLTKLRQIANHPRMIDETYEGNSGKLDDMVMRLEGAMADNHKILVFSQFIKHLDVVQQYLQERGIQYAYLDGSTQDRRGQVDLFQKNDSIKLFLISLKAGGLGHNLTAADYVFILDPWWNPAIEAQAIDRAHRIGQQKTVFTYKFISRNTVEEKILALQRSKQKLASDLIATEENFMKSLTKEDIMALLE; encoded by the coding sequence ATGAAAGTCTCTCCTGCGGAACCGTTTCAATTGGTGTACTCACTTCTGGAGCACGAGTTTCTGGGTTATTTGTTTGAAGCATTCGTGGTTCAACTGAATCCTCGTGGTGAGTTGACCCTGCAAAATCAGACAATATCGGCCAAAAACGCGGGCGAATTTGCCAGTGAGCTGGACGAAGCAGACTTCGAACTGGTTCGGATTATCGATGAAATGCAGCAGGATGTGATTTTGAAAAAATTCAATCCGAAGAAGCTGCCGGCGGTCGATTTTTTCCTGAAAGTATACGATCCGCAGAAAGGTGATAAGGAGTTACAGGATCGCATCTGCGAGTACCTCGAAATCCGCCGGGCCATGATTCTGGAACGGCTGGCAGACAAGAAATTATTTGTCATGGGCAGCGACGGCAATCCGGCCTGGATGGCCATTGAGCGGATGCCGCAGAAAGCCCGGGTTTTCTTCAATTTTGTTCGGACCGAAACCGCAACCGAATACTTTCCGATCATCAAATACAGGGGCGAACGGGTTGAATTCCAGTTCAAGGATGCGTTACTGATTTGCGACGAACCGGCCTGGATGATGGTCGGAAACCGGCTGTTTCATTTTGAAAATAAGGTTGACGGGAAAAAACTGCGGCCCTTCTTGCAGAAACGCAACATTGTTATCCCGAAGAATATTGAAGATCAATACTATAACCGCTTCGTTGCTCCCCTGATTGCCTCCTACGATGTCTACGCGCGGGGATTTGAAATTCGGGATGAAGAACTGACGCCCGCACCGGTGTTGACGGTTTCCGAGCAGGTCGACCACCGCGCCGTTCCTTCGCTTTTTGATTCGGTGGGGGCCAACGGCGGGGTTCACCGGAACGGCAACGGCTCCTCAGGGCGCATGAGCGACGTGATGACGGAGGTGGGGCCGACCCCATCTTTCGATGATTCACAAGTGGTTTTTGATCTATTGTTTCGGTACGGCCAATTCACGTTCCGGTACGACGGTTTTACGGATTCTTCCAACGTCAGCATCGAAAAGCAGGGCGAGAATTACATTTTTCACAAAATCCGCCGGGATATCCGAAAGGAGCAGTCGACGCTTTTCTGGCTGAAGGCAAACGGCCTCGAATTAAAGGATAACGGCCACTCCCGGTTGGGCAAGGCTGCAGCTTTCGAGTGGCTCCAGCAAAACCACAACCTGCTGATGGAAGCCGGATTTCAGGTTTCGCAGCACGCCAACGATCCCAAACGGTATTTCCTAGGCTACTCGTCCATTGTGGTTTCCATCAACGAAACCCGCGACTGGTTTGATATTTACGCCAAAGTGCAGTTTGGGGAGTTTGAAATTCCGTTTATCAAGCTGCGGACGCTGATTCTGAACAAAAAGCGGGAGTTTACGCTGCCCAACGGTGAAATCGCGGTTATTCCGGAAACCTGGTTTACCAAATATTCCGAATTGTTTGCCTTCATGGAGCACGAAGCCGACAGCGACCGGCTGGTGCTTCACAAACACCACATCGCGCTCGTGCAGGAGTTGCAGGAAGAGAGCCTGGCGTCGGCAGTTATCAGCCGGAAGCTCGAACAACTGCGGAGCTTTGAAGAAATTGGCTCCCATCCGTTGCCTGGCGGCTTCAAAGGCTCGTTACGGCCTTACCAGAAAGCGGGCTATGACTGGCTGCAATTTCTGAATCAATACCGGTTCGGCGGCTGTCTGGCCGACGACATGGGCTTGGGCAAAACCGTGATGACGCTGGCGTTTCTGCAATCGCAGAAGGAAGCGGGCCACAAGGAACCCACGCTGCTGGTGATGCCTACGTCGCTGCTCTACAACTGGGAGCTGGAAGCCCGGCGGTTTACGCCCGATCTGCGCGTGATGTCATACACCGGCACCTACCGGGATAAAAATACCGCCCAGTTTGATGATTACGACCTGATTCTGACCTCCTACGGCATTGTCCGGATCGACATCGACCTGCTGAAAAGCTACCGGTTTCATTACATCATTCTGGACGAATCGCAGGCCATCAAAAACCCGTCGTCGCACATTACGCGGGCGGTCATGCAGCTCGATTCGGCGCACCGGCTGATTCTGACCGGAACGCCCCTGGAAAACAGTACGATGGATTTGTGGACGCAGATGACGTTTATTAACCCCGGTTTGCTGGGCAGCCAGACGTTTTTCCGCAACGAGTTTCTGGTGCCGATTGAAAAGAAGAACGACGAGCAGAAAACGCAGCGGCTTTACGGCATCATCAAACCGTTTATGCTGCGCCGGCATAAATCGCAGGTGGCGCGCGATTTGCCCGAAAAAGTGGAGAGCATTCACTACAGTGACATGTCGCCGGAGCAGGAAAAACAGTACGAGGAAGCCAAATCGTACTACCGGAACCTGATTCTGGAGCGCATCGAAGAAGACGGAATGGCGAAATCACAGATGGTGGTGTTGCAGGGCCTGACCAAACTTCGGCAGATTGCCAACCACCCGCGGATGATCGACGAAACCTACGAAGGTAATTCCGGCAAGCTGGACGATATGGTGATGCGCTTGGAGGGCGCAATGGCGGATAACCACAAAATTCTGGTGTTCAGCCAGTTTATCAAACACCTGGACGTGGTGCAGCAGTACCTGCAGGAGCGCGGCATTCAGTATGCCTACCTGGACGGATCGACGCAGGACCGCCGGGGGCAGGTGGACTTGTTCCAGAAAAACGATTCCATCAAGCTGTTCCTGATTTCGTTGAAGGCGGGTGGTTTGGGCCATAACCTGACGGCGGCCGATTACGTGTTTATTCTCGATCCGTGGTGGAACCCGGCCATTGAGGCTCAGGCCATCGACCGCGCTCACCGCATCGGGCAGCAGAAGACCGTGTTTACCTACAAGTTTATTTCCCGCAATACCGTCGAGGAAAAAATTCTGGCGCTGCAACGTTCCAAACAGAAGCTGGCCAGTGATTTGATTGCGACCGAAGAGAATTTCATGAAGTCGCTGACGAAGGAAGATATTATGGCGCTGCTCGAATAA
- a CDS encoding GtrA family protein: protein MTNKIFNQKDLIAYFIVAAIGASLQILVSSLLQEWFHVSYENGVLIGYVSSFFIGFFLTKLLAFNAKNSTKTRREMAKFAMVSVISCLITVYGASALYNFSISQGGHYTFTIPNSVKTVNVNKLVSHTAGMGASFVSNYILHKTFTFRNTGFYEKLKALLNL, encoded by the coding sequence ATGACAAACAAAATCTTCAATCAAAAAGACTTAATTGCGTATTTTATCGTAGCGGCCATTGGCGCATCTTTGCAGATCTTGGTGAGTTCACTGCTTCAGGAATGGTTTCATGTGTCGTACGAAAATGGGGTGCTGATTGGCTACGTCAGTTCGTTTTTCATCGGTTTTTTCCTCACCAAACTGCTGGCTTTCAACGCTAAAAACTCGACCAAGACCCGGCGGGAGATGGCAAAGTTTGCGATGGTATCGGTGATCTCCTGCCTGATCACGGTTTACGGTGCGTCGGCCTTGTACAACTTTTCCATCAGCCAGGGCGGGCATTACACCTTCACCATTCCAAACTCGGTCAAAACCGTGAATGTGAACAAGTTAGTTTCACATACGGCGGGCATGGGAGCAAGTTTTGTCTCCAACTACATTCTGCACAAGACCTTTACCTTCCGGAACACCGGCTTCTACGAAAAACTGAAAGCCCTGCTGAATCTCTGA
- a CDS encoding 5-(carboxyamino)imidazole ribonucleotide synthase — protein MLLQAGIDWNLTVHILDPDAEAPCRHLATSFTQGALTDYETVYEFGQTVDVLTIEIERVNVDALEALEREGKRVFPQPSVIRIIQDKRAQKQFYREHNLPTADFILTENRADVPQLVAHNPGFLPAFHKLGRDGYDGRGVQRIATPDDFEKAFDAPGVLEKAVDFEKELAVIVARNEQGQTATFPTVEMVFHPEQNLVEYLFAPAAISEAVDQQAQEIARKTAEAFGIVGLLAVELFLTKDGQVIVNEVAPRPHNSGHHTIRANVTSQFEQHWRAILNLPLGDTAILTPAAMINLLGEPGYSGPAQYEGMETLLAMPGVFPFLYGKKITRPFRKMGHITVISPDVNGLKAKADAVKENIKVKS, from the coding sequence ATGCTGCTTCAGGCCGGTATCGACTGGAACCTGACCGTTCATATTCTCGACCCTGACGCCGAAGCGCCCTGCCGGCACCTGGCCACTTCTTTCACACAAGGCGCCCTGACTGACTACGAGACGGTCTACGAGTTTGGGCAGACCGTCGATGTGTTAACCATTGAAATTGAACGCGTTAATGTCGATGCGCTCGAAGCGCTGGAGCGCGAAGGCAAACGGGTTTTTCCGCAGCCGTCGGTTATCCGGATCATTCAGGACAAGCGGGCCCAGAAGCAGTTTTACCGTGAACACAACCTGCCCACCGCCGATTTTATCCTGACCGAAAACCGGGCCGACGTGCCGCAGCTTGTGGCTCACAACCCCGGCTTTCTGCCCGCGTTTCACAAATTGGGCCGCGATGGGTACGACGGGCGCGGGGTGCAGCGAATTGCCACGCCGGATGACTTCGAAAAAGCCTTCGACGCGCCCGGGGTGCTGGAAAAAGCCGTTGATTTTGAGAAGGAGCTGGCCGTGATTGTCGCGCGCAACGAGCAGGGACAAACCGCTACCTTCCCGACGGTCGAGATGGTTTTTCATCCCGAGCAAAATTTGGTGGAATACCTGTTTGCACCCGCGGCCATTTCGGAAGCCGTTGATCAGCAGGCGCAGGAAATTGCACGAAAAACGGCCGAAGCGTTCGGAATAGTGGGGCTGTTAGCCGTTGAATTGTTTTTAACCAAAGACGGCCAGGTGATTGTGAACGAGGTAGCTCCGCGCCCGCACAACAGCGGCCACCACACCATCCGGGCCAACGTGACCTCGCAGTTTGAACAGCACTGGCGGGCCATTCTGAACCTGCCGCTGGGCGACACTGCGATCCTGACACCGGCTGCGATGATCAACCTGCTGGGCGAACCCGGCTACAGCGGCCCGGCCCAATACGAAGGCATGGAAACCCTGCTGGCGATGCCCGGTGTATTTCCGTTTCTGTACGGTAAAAAAATAACCCGCCCGTTTCGCAAAATGGGGCATATTACCGTTATTAGTCCGGACGTAAACGGCCTGAAAGCGAAAGCCGACGCCGTGAAGGAAAACATAAAAGTCAAGAGCTAA
- the purE gene encoding 5-(carboxyamino)imidazole ribonucleotide mutase, which yields MVGIIMGSSSDLKVMQEAADILTELGVSYEIDVVSAHRTPEKMVEYGKTARQRGLKVVIAGAGGAAHLPGMVASLTTLPVIGVPVKSSNSIDGWDSVLSILQMPSGVPVATVALNGARNAGILAAQIVGTFDEKVAQQLQDYKEDMKLKVEKMSQEVKNS from the coding sequence ATGGTTGGAATTATCATGGGCAGCAGCTCGGACCTGAAGGTCATGCAGGAGGCTGCGGATATCTTGACAGAGCTGGGGGTTTCGTACGAAATTGACGTTGTGTCGGCCCACCGAACGCCGGAAAAAATGGTGGAGTACGGAAAAACCGCCCGCCAGCGGGGCCTGAAGGTCGTTATTGCCGGGGCGGGTGGGGCGGCCCATTTGCCCGGTATGGTCGCTTCGCTGACCACGCTGCCGGTGATTGGCGTACCTGTTAAATCCAGCAACTCCATCGACGGCTGGGATTCCGTTCTGTCGATTCTGCAAATGCCGTCGGGCGTGCCGGTGGCAACGGTTGCCCTGAACGGGGCCCGCAATGCCGGGATTCTGGCGGCCCAGATCGTGGGTACGTTTGACGAAAAGGTCGCCCAGCAGTTGCAGGATTATAAAGAAGATATGAAATTGAAAGTCGAAAAAATGAGTCAGGAAGTGAAGAACAGTTGA
- a CDS encoding LysM peptidoglycan-binding domain-containing protein, with protein sequence METENAKRNPRPAESSSLPTITLAVLVLTILALLYIGYEYVADDTKGSEELTSVALDTTVQKPAELPIEPELAAPIEIDTSSRNAPVDLSQSAPAPLEEEVAKKPALDSEERPATSESASSKPVAETREEKPAREEKPAEEKPKEEKKETPKATAPAGGVSMTHTVKPGETIYSVATKYNLSVNTLKALNPNLEGNDVKANVTKLKVKARAYHTVGPGDILRVVAEKYGITVDALMKANGKTKNYAARGEKLIIPYAEKQ encoded by the coding sequence ATGGAAACCGAAAATGCGAAGCGAAATCCCCGGCCTGCGGAAAGCTCCAGTTTGCCCACCATTACGCTGGCCGTTCTGGTTCTGACGATTCTGGCCCTGTTATACATTGGTTATGAGTACGTAGCCGACGACACAAAAGGTTCGGAAGAACTGACCAGTGTTGCCCTGGATACAACCGTACAGAAACCGGCCGAACTGCCCATCGAACCGGAGCTGGCCGCTCCGATTGAGATCGATACGTCCAGCCGGAATGCTCCGGTGGATTTGTCGCAGTCGGCCCCGGCCCCCCTGGAAGAGGAGGTGGCTAAAAAACCGGCGCTGGATTCGGAAGAACGCCCGGCCACGAGTGAGTCAGCCTCCAGCAAACCGGTGGCTGAAACGCGGGAAGAAAAACCGGCCCGGGAGGAGAAACCCGCCGAGGAAAAACCGAAAGAGGAGAAGAAAGAGACGCCCAAGGCCACCGCACCGGCGGGCGGGGTTTCCATGACGCATACCGTGAAACCCGGCGAAACCATTTACAGCGTGGCCACTAAATATAACTTGTCGGTCAATACGCTGAAGGCGCTGAACCCGAATCTGGAAGGCAACGATGTGAAAGCCAACGTGACGAAGCTGAAAGTGAAAGCACGGGCGTATCATACCGTCGGGCCGGGCGACATCCTGCGGGTGGTGGCCGAAAAATACGGTATAACGGTTGACGCCCTGATGAAAGCCAACGGTAAAACCAAAAATTACGCGGCCCGGGGTGAAAAGCTGATCATCCCGTACGCCGAAAAACAGTAG
- a CDS encoding Dabb family protein, with the protein MKTIFATLLFVGLALTGATAQKKMTKGDLQHVVLFKFKPETTPEKVKEIVAAFEALPSKIKEIKGFKWGTNNSPEGHDKGLTHAFILTFDNEKDRDTYLPHPAHKEFGKIVGPWLADLTVVDFTNQAK; encoded by the coding sequence ATGAAAACCATTTTTGCCACCCTTCTTTTCGTTGGTCTCGCCCTGACCGGCGCTACCGCCCAAAAAAAAATGACTAAAGGTGACCTGCAGCACGTAGTGCTATTCAAATTCAAACCGGAAACAACGCCCGAGAAAGTAAAGGAAATCGTCGCGGCTTTTGAAGCGTTGCCGTCGAAAATCAAAGAGATTAAAGGCTTTAAATGGGGAACCAACAACAGCCCCGAAGGCCACGATAAAGGATTGACGCACGCCTTTATTCTGACGTTCGACAACGAGAAGGACCGGGATACTTACCTGCCGCATCCGGCCCACAAGGAATTCGGTAAAATCGTTGGTCCGTGGCTGGCGGATTTAACCGTCGTCGATTTCACGAATCAGGCGAAATAA
- a CDS encoding YcxB family protein — MIIKTKKYALDQKTYISLAMRSWVKQNWYWGLIPLVLLITTIVLDVTGVLTSTWWIYLLIVLLTVVYVLFWAVQFTGITQMEQTKALFQKYVYEIDSRQILLKLNAREGGILKWDQIRSVKKDKDAYVMVVSNDQATNGMKVNWLAKIVAKGMKDAQFLYLPYSIFTTENELKFMDTLLRRKGFLAEGKE; from the coding sequence ATGATTATTAAAACCAAAAAATACGCTCTTGACCAGAAAACCTACATCAGTCTGGCGATGCGTAGCTGGGTAAAACAGAACTGGTACTGGGGGCTTATCCCGCTGGTTCTCCTGATTACCACGATTGTGCTGGATGTAACCGGCGTTTTAACCAGTACCTGGTGGATTTACCTCCTGATTGTCCTGCTGACGGTGGTGTACGTTCTTTTCTGGGCGGTGCAGTTTACGGGCATCACACAGATGGAACAAACCAAAGCGCTGTTTCAGAAGTACGTCTACGAAATCGACAGCCGCCAGATTCTGCTGAAACTGAACGCCCGCGAAGGCGGTATTCTAAAATGGGATCAGATCCGGAGCGTCAAGAAAGACAAGGATGCCTACGTAATGGTGGTGTCCAACGACCAGGCCACGAACGGGATGAAGGTAAACTGGCTGGCTAAAATTGTTGCCAAAGGTATGAAAGACGCCCAGTTTTTATACCTGCCCTACTCCATCTTCACGACCGAAAATGAGCTGAAGTTTATGGATACGCTCCTGAGACGGAAAGGATTCCTGGCGGAAGGGAAAGAATAA
- a CDS encoding phosphoribosyltransferase family protein produces the protein MTSEITQILTRVQVEQKIRRIAFEIYENNFEESEVILAGVSGEGHVLAQRLAEVIQQIAPLHATVMKIKLDKTLRQQPSIHLDGAETVFTGKSVIVVDDVLNSGRTLAFALQPFLNVPLTSLKVAVIVDRDHKRYPVAADYIGYKLSTTLTEHVEVILSDEDRMGVYLR, from the coding sequence ATGACCTCCGAGATTACCCAGATTCTGACGCGCGTGCAGGTAGAGCAGAAGATCCGTCGGATCGCGTTTGAGATTTACGAGAACAACTTCGAAGAATCGGAAGTGATCCTGGCCGGGGTGTCGGGCGAGGGTCATGTGCTGGCCCAGCGGCTGGCGGAAGTCATTCAGCAGATTGCCCCGCTGCATGCCACCGTCATGAAAATCAAGCTGGATAAAACCCTGCGGCAGCAACCTTCCATTCACCTGGATGGGGCCGAAACGGTTTTTACCGGCAAATCGGTCATTGTGGTCGACGACGTGCTGAACTCGGGCCGGACCCTGGCGTTTGCGCTGCAACCCTTCCTGAACGTGCCGCTGACCAGCCTGAAAGTAGCGGTTATTGTTGATCGCGACCATAAACGGTACCCGGTTGCCGCCGATTACATTGGTTATAAACTATCAACTACGCTCACTGAGCACGTCGAGGTAATCCTGAGCGACGAGGATCGAATGGGCGTTTACCTGCGCTAA
- a CDS encoding M14 family metallopeptidase, with translation MKKLLLILLAILPFGMSAQQKPAQNDDLTGLRAVGSPANPKVPMRWNHYNDYAGITKFCQDMAKAHPNLVRVESMGKSFQGRDLWVLVVSDFKTGNAERKPGFYIDGNIHSNELQGSEIAMYTAWYLAENFGTVEFTTQLLKDKVFYIAPTINPDAREDFIKNPNNPNSPRSGLMPLDDDGDGEADEDKYDDLDGDGNIVLMRRKTPLGRMKQDPNDPTRMIPAKPDEPGDYEMLGYEGIDNDGDGLVNEDVAGYYDPNRDWGWGWQPNYVQNGALFYPGTLPETQAIKKFIMGHPNIAGAQSYHNFGGQFLRGPGAEEDQQYYTPGDIAVYDVIGRAGEKIIPGYNYYVIYKDLYTVYGGEIDWLALGRGIFTFSNELMTSYLLFRQKPGATGQNDEYNQFGKYLLFDDAYVPWKPFKHPQYGDIEIGGPKKNYIRNHPGFMLEEDAHRNMAFTLFHAHQTPKLDVQAITSKPLGNGLTEVTATIVNQRVIPTHSSHDIRFKIERPDYITLKGVTPLAAMIVENADLNITREQKNNPATVEVPNIPGMGYVKVRWIVKGGGNGKYTVSVDSRKGGMVEKTL, from the coding sequence ATGAAAAAGCTACTTTTAATCTTACTAGCTATCCTGCCGTTTGGCATGTCGGCGCAGCAGAAGCCGGCCCAGAATGACGACCTGACGGGCTTGCGGGCCGTGGGCTCCCCAGCTAATCCGAAAGTGCCGATGCGCTGGAACCACTACAACGACTACGCCGGTATTACCAAATTCTGCCAGGATATGGCGAAAGCGCATCCGAACCTGGTCCGGGTAGAATCGATGGGCAAGTCGTTCCAGGGCCGCGATTTGTGGGTGCTGGTCGTCAGTGACTTCAAAACCGGTAATGCCGAGCGAAAACCCGGTTTTTACATCGACGGCAACATTCACTCCAACGAATTGCAGGGTTCGGAAATCGCCATGTACACGGCCTGGTACCTGGCCGAAAATTTCGGAACGGTGGAGTTTACGACGCAGTTGCTGAAAGACAAGGTGTTTTACATTGCCCCCACCATTAACCCCGATGCGCGGGAAGATTTCATTAAAAATCCGAACAACCCAAACTCACCCCGCTCGGGCCTGATGCCGCTCGACGACGATGGCGACGGTGAAGCCGATGAGGACAAGTACGACGATCTGGACGGCGACGGTAACATTGTGCTGATGCGCCGGAAAACCCCGCTGGGCCGCATGAAACAGGACCCCAACGACCCGACGCGCATGATTCCGGCGAAACCCGACGAACCGGGTGACTACGAGATGCTGGGCTACGAAGGCATCGACAACGACGGTGACGGGCTGGTCAACGAAGACGTGGCCGGGTATTATGACCCCAACCGCGACTGGGGCTGGGGCTGGCAACCCAATTACGTCCAGAACGGCGCACTTTTCTATCCCGGAACGCTCCCCGAAACGCAGGCCATTAAGAAGTTCATCATGGGCCACCCGAACATTGCCGGGGCGCAGAGTTACCACAACTTCGGGGGGCAGTTTCTGCGCGGGCCGGGGGCCGAGGAAGACCAGCAGTATTATACCCCGGGCGATATTGCGGTGTACGACGTGATCGGGCGCGCGGGTGAGAAAATCATTCCCGGTTATAATTATTACGTGATTTATAAAGACTTGTACACGGTGTATGGTGGTGAAATCGACTGGCTGGCCCTGGGCCGGGGCATTTTTACATTCTCGAACGAGCTGATGACCTCGTACCTGTTGTTCCGGCAAAAACCGGGGGCGACCGGCCAGAACGACGAGTACAACCAGTTTGGAAAATACCTGCTGTTCGATGATGCTTACGTGCCCTGGAAACCGTTCAAACACCCGCAGTACGGCGACATTGAGATTGGCGGACCGAAGAAGAATTACATCCGGAACCACCCCGGTTTTATGCTCGAGGAAGACGCCCACCGAAATATGGCTTTTACTCTCTTCCACGCCCACCAGACACCAAAACTGGACGTGCAGGCCATTACCTCGAAACCGCTCGGCAACGGCCTGACGGAAGTAACGGCAACCATCGTCAACCAGCGCGTGATTCCGACCCACTCGTCGCACGACATCCGATTCAAGATCGAACGGCCTGATTACATCACCCTGAAAGGCGTTACCCCGCTGGCGGCCATGATTGTTGAAAATGCCGACCTGAACATCACGCGGGAGCAGAAAAACAATCCGGCCACAGTGGAAGTGCCGAACATTCCGGGCATGGGTTACGTGAAAGTCCGCTGGATTGTGAAAGGAGGAGGCAATGGCAAATACACGGTTTCGGTGGATAGCCGGAAAGGCGGGATGGTGGAGAAAACGCTGTAG